One segment of Paraburkholderia sp. PGU19 DNA contains the following:
- a CDS encoding ABC transporter permease — protein MLRIIANRMLVAVPTLILVSVLIFGLQKLLPGDPVLAMAGEDQDAQVIATLRVKYHLDQPVPTQYALWVRDVAHGDLGSSLRTDVPVRSLIAQKLPVTLQLAVMAMILAIGIGIPAGVISAASRGGPLDYAANIFALSGMSIPNFWLGIMLIFIVSVRWHLLPSSGYVSPGEDFWLSIKTMLMPAFVLGAALGAQLMRHTRSAMLGVLRTDYIRTARAKGLLRGAVVVKHAFRNALIPIVTVLALLFGELLAGAVLTEQVFTIPGFGKLVVDAVFNRDYPVVQGVVLVTALAFIVVNLCADVLYILLNPRLRRS, from the coding sequence ATGCTGAGGATCATCGCGAATCGCATGCTGGTGGCCGTGCCGACGCTGATCCTGGTGTCGGTGCTGATCTTTGGCCTGCAGAAGCTGCTGCCAGGCGACCCGGTGCTGGCGATGGCGGGCGAAGATCAGGACGCGCAGGTCATCGCGACGCTGCGCGTCAAGTATCACCTCGATCAGCCGGTGCCGACGCAGTACGCGCTGTGGGTGCGCGACGTCGCGCACGGCGATCTCGGTTCGTCGCTGCGCACGGACGTGCCCGTGCGCTCGCTGATCGCGCAGAAGCTGCCCGTCACGCTACAGCTTGCAGTGATGGCGATGATTCTTGCTATCGGCATCGGCATACCGGCCGGCGTGATTTCGGCGGCGAGCCGTGGCGGGCCGCTCGATTACGCGGCGAACATCTTCGCGCTGTCCGGCATGTCGATACCGAACTTCTGGCTTGGCATCATGCTGATCTTCATTGTGTCGGTGCGCTGGCATCTGTTGCCGTCGTCGGGCTATGTATCGCCGGGCGAAGACTTCTGGCTCAGCATCAAGACCATGCTGATGCCCGCGTTCGTGCTGGGCGCGGCGCTCGGCGCGCAGTTGATGCGCCACACGCGCAGCGCGATGCTCGGCGTATTGCGCACCGACTATATCCGCACTGCGCGTGCGAAAGGTCTGCTGCGCGGCGCGGTGGTGGTCAAGCATGCGTTCCGAAATGCGTTGATCCCCATCGTCACCGTGCTCGCGCTGCTGTTCGGCGAACTGCTCGCGGGCGCCGTGCTGACCGAGCAGGTGTTCACGATTCCCGGCTTCGGCAAGCTGGTCGTCGATGCTGTGTTCAATCGCGATTACCCCGTCGTGCAAGGCGTCGTGCTCGTCACGGCGCTGGCGTTCATCGTCGTGAATTTGTGCGCCGACGTGCTCTACATCTTGCTCAATCCCCGACTGAGGCGCAGCTGA